The region GTGACGCTTTCGCCGGTCTCATGCAGAGCCAGGCTGTCAGGGACGACCCCAGGCACATCCAGGTGCAGGGTGATGTGGCTGTCGGAGTCTGTCCAGTCGGCCAGCGGCACCCAGGGTCCGCTGCTGGTCAGGGCTTCCACGCCTTCACGCAGGGTCATCAGATGTTGCAGGCGGCTCAAAACCGGCTCGTTCATGCTCAGTACGCTACCACTGCTTTTTGAGAGCTTGCCAGCCGTGAGGGAACGACCAGGCAGCAGCTTCCTGCCCTACGTGTTCCAAGCCCTGCCTTTTGGCGCCACAAACGGTGACTCTGCGCTCCAGGCAGCCCCGTCAACGCACCGCAGGGCAACTGCCTTACAATCCGGCCCGTGAGCCCGGTGATTCCCATTCTGACTGCCCCCACGGCGGCTGGCAAAACAGCGTTGGCACTGGCGCTGGGCAAAGACATGCCGGTGGAGATCGTGGCTGCTGACGCCTTCACGGTCTACAGAGGGCTGGACATCGGGACGGCCAAGCCGACCCCCAGTGAGCGTAGTGCTGTACCTCATCATCTGATTGATATTGCCCGGGTCACCGAAAATTACGATGTGGCCCGCTTCGTCCGGGACGCGGAGGCGGCCTTGCACGACATCCTGGCGCGTGGGCGTCAGCCCCTCGTGGTGGGTGGCACCGGCTTTTACCTGCGAGCGCTCATGCGCGGTATGCCGCTGACTCCTGCCTCCGACCCGAACCTGCGCGCGGCCATCGAGGCTGAACTCCTTGACCGCGGTCTTGACGCCCTGCTGCTGGAAATCGCGGAGCGTCTCCCCGCCGAGGCGGCAAGAATGGAGCGAAATCCGCGCCGGGTCGTGCGTGCTCTGGAGATCTACCGCAGCACCGGGCGTTTCCCAGGAGAATTTGGAACCTTACCTCCAGCATTCCGGTATGAGGTCA is a window of Deinococcus deserti VCD115 DNA encoding:
- the miaA gene encoding tRNA (adenosine(37)-N6)-dimethylallyltransferase MiaA — its product is MSPVIPILTAPTAAGKTALALALGKDMPVEIVAADAFTVYRGLDIGTAKPTPSERSAVPHHLIDIARVTENYDVARFVRDAEAALHDILARGRQPLVVGGTGFYLRALMRGMPLTPASDPNLRAAIEAELLDRGLDALLLEIAERLPAEAARMERNPRRVVRALEIYRSTGRFPGEFGTLPPAFRYEVTAFTRPGPELEARMHARVQAMLEGGWPQEARWLAAQVSPGTVPRPTAWQALGYPEALAVAEGAMNMQQAAEAIVKASRQYARRQLTFARTQLGAVIQTVDGAHTELRQRLGVV